A single region of the Selenomonas sp. oral taxon 920 genome encodes:
- a CDS encoding LCP family protein: MYGLIREQASQAKQDRTFIKYAGAVFAFSFLLVCAIYYAGSYFMSGSLRTGNTFANLPENDLGYVLIMGVDRREGDVGRSDTLMLAAVDEEHGRAALLSIPRDTRVKVGSYGYDKINHAYAFGGHEMTLASVSQLVGVPVTHYIMIDTSAFERIVDAVGGVDIDVEKRMHYEDPWDDNGGLVIDLAPGEQHMDGAHAIQYVRYRDGEGDIGRIGRQQRFMRALLAQFLSPQVLPRLAAVVDEVQAAVETDLTTRQLLTLAKRLKDIEAAGMDMQMVAGAPAYLGDVSYWIPDIVETRKELFAGVGRDLPAPMQEAAEQDAAVYRADTPERLRVMTETDERELLPSAEKLLAEGESAIEVQRAERGIAEKNPEKKTGEKKTEEIKGSRADRAEDISVMIINASGIDGAGAEIADTLRAKGFHISSVETGNASDRPKTAVMTADSHVKLFYGMPFPCVIMPVEGTGERQAIVIIGRDYRAHAVHEDGEE, translated from the coding sequence ATATACGGATTGATACGGGAACAAGCATCACAGGCGAAGCAGGATCGTACATTTATCAAATATGCAGGGGCTGTATTTGCCTTTTCCTTTCTGCTTGTCTGTGCCATTTACTATGCGGGCAGCTATTTTATGTCCGGATCGCTGCGGACAGGGAATACATTTGCCAATTTGCCGGAGAACGATCTGGGTTATGTGCTCATTATGGGAGTGGATCGGAGGGAGGGGGATGTCGGACGCAGTGATACACTGATGCTGGCTGCCGTCGATGAGGAGCACGGGCGTGCTGCGCTGCTCTCGATACCGCGGGATACGCGTGTCAAGGTCGGCAGCTACGGCTATGACAAGATCAATCACGCCTATGCATTCGGCGGGCACGAGATGACGCTCGCCTCGGTCAGCCAACTCGTTGGTGTTCCTGTGACGCATTACATCATGATCGATACGTCGGCATTCGAGCGAATCGTAGATGCAGTCGGCGGCGTGGACATCGACGTGGAGAAACGGATGCACTATGAGGATCCGTGGGACGATAACGGCGGCCTCGTGATTGATCTCGCCCCCGGAGAGCAGCATATGGACGGTGCACATGCAATCCAATATGTGCGTTATCGCGACGGAGAGGGGGATATCGGCCGCATTGGACGCCAGCAACGCTTTATGCGTGCTCTTCTCGCGCAGTTCCTGTCTCCGCAGGTGCTTCCGCGTCTTGCCGCCGTGGTGGATGAGGTGCAGGCTGCCGTTGAGACAGATCTGACGACGCGGCAACTGCTGACACTCGCAAAACGGCTGAAGGATATCGAAGCAGCCGGCATGGATATGCAGATGGTTGCGGGAGCTCCGGCATATCTCGGGGACGTGAGCTATTGGATTCCAGATATCGTGGAGACACGCAAGGAACTGTTTGCAGGTGTGGGAAGGGATCTTCCTGCGCCGATGCAGGAGGCGGCAGAGCAGGATGCTGCCGTCTATCGAGCAGATACACCGGAGCGTCTGCGCGTGATGACGGAGACGGATGAGCGCGAACTGCTTCCCTCCGCCGAGAAACTCCTCGCTGAAGGGGAATCTGCCATCGAAGTGCAACGCGCGGAGCGTGGCATTGCGGAGAAGAATCCCGAAAAAAAGACGGGAGAGAAGAAAACGGAAGAAATTAAAGGCAGCCGTGCGGACAGGGCGGAGGACATCTCTGTCATGATTATCAACGCCAGTGGAATCGACGGTGCAGGTGCTGAGATCGCTGATACGCTGCGGGCAAAGGGGTTCCATATATCCAGTGTGGAGACGGGCAATGCCTCGGATCGACCAAAGACTGCCGTCATGACGGCAGATTCCCATGTCAAGCTGTTCTATGGGATGCCCTTTCCCTGTGTCATCATGCCTGTTGAGGGGACAGGAGAGCGGCAGGCGATTGTGATCATTGGGCGTGACTACCGTGCGCATGCCGTGCACGAGGATGGAGAAGAGTGA